The DNA sequence TGTAAAGATAATAAAAGAACACTACGAGGTTCTTGTCTTTGTTTCCGATTTAAAACTTTTTATAAAAAAACTTGCTCAAAAAAAAATCGATATGGATTTGGAAACGGCGGAAGAACTTGCAGAATTGATAAAAGCCTTAAACCCTAAGCCGGGACTTGCCTATTCACGCAAAGGAGACGGCGAAAAATTTATTACGCCGATTGCCGAGATAAAACGGGAAGGGAATGAGCTTAAGATTATAATAAATGATGAAGAAGTTCCTGCCTTGGAGATTTCGCCCGAATATGAAAGAATAAAAAATTCGGGTTCAAAAGAAGAAAAAAAAGAGGCTTCGGAGTTTTTAAACAAGGCTGCTCTTTTTATGAATGTGCTTGCCTACCGCAATCAGACTATACTAAAAGTCTTAACTGCCCTTGTAAATTTTCAAGAGGCCTTTTTTTTAGGCCGCCCCTGCAAACCGCCCTCTGAAGGGGAAAGTGAAAAAATGCAGGCAGGGTATTTAAGGCCCTTAAAACAAATCGATATTGCAGAAATTGTGGGCTTAAGCCCTTCTACCGTTTCGAGAGTTTCAAACCAAAAGTATATAAGATGTGAGTGGGGGCTTTTTGAAATTAAAGACCTATTTTCGCCGGAAGTAAACGGCGGCCTTTCAAAAGACTTTGTAGAAAAAGCCATACAAGATATCATAGAATCGGATACCGAAAAAAAAACCGATGCCCGTATTTCTCAAATCTTAAAAGAACGCGGAATCGATATCGCCGTAAGAACTGTAAATAAGTACCGCAAAGAAATAGGCCTCCCTTCTTCTTATCATCGCAATTGACATTTTTGCCGAATTGCCGTATAAAAAAGATATGGAAATTACGGAGATTTATACCGGCCCGCTTTTTGTAAAAACTTGGGCTCTTCCCTTGGATAAAAAAACGGTTCTCCTCGTTGATCCGGGCGGCACGGATGAGGAATTGATGGAATACCTAAAAAACAAAAATGCCGAAAGACTCGAAATTATGCTTACCCACGGACATTTTGACCATGTGGGCGGTGTGCCCGAGCTTATGCTGAAATATCCCGATTCTTCTTTATGGATTCATCATGCAGATGCAGGCTATCTGGGCAAAAACGGAAAAGAAAAGCATATTGCATGTTTTAGTCAAATCCGTGCAGAAAGATATATAAAAGCTTTAAAATACGATTTTCCGGAACCTACTGCTTTGTTAAAAGACGGAGATATTGTAAACGGTTTTAAGGTTTTATATACTCCAGGGCATACCGAAGGTTCGGTTTGCTTTTGGAATGAGGAGGCAAAAGTCCTCTTTTCGGGGGATACCCTTTTTTACCGCTCCCATGGAAGAACAGACCTTTTGGGCGGAGACGATCAAAAAATCAAGGCTTCACTAA is a window from the Treponema denticola genome containing:
- a CDS encoding MBL fold metallo-hydrolase is translated as MEITEIYTGPLFVKTWALPLDKKTVLLVDPGGTDEELMEYLKNKNAERLEIMLTHGHFDHVGGVPELMLKYPDSSLWIHHADAGYLGKNGKEKHIACFSQIRAERYIKALKYDFPEPTALLKDGDIVNGFKVLYTPGHTEGSVCFWNEEAKVLFSGDTLFYRSHGRTDLLGGDDQKIKASLKSLLNLPDDTTVYPGHGSNTSIGAERGWIEKI
- the rpoN gene encoding RNA polymerase factor sigma-54 gives rise to the protein MLLKQRQQQILSQKMVMNQQMLNAVALLNLSSEELQEEVIKEVKRNPALIFKTSSRVSAASAEEGDKHQSFLESIEDDSRTTLQAHLIEQAGESIADEYVLDAAMLIIQNLDQNGFYWVPLEELFADLLAEKKINHAEIKKALNIVRRLEPIGCACRGFKESLIVQAGILCESPKTHEILDIYKTIHSLCVKIIKEHYEVLVFVSDLKLFIKKLAQKKIDMDLETAEELAELIKALNPKPGLAYSRKGDGEKFITPIAEIKREGNELKIIINDEEVPALEISPEYERIKNSGSKEEKKEASEFLNKAALFMNVLAYRNQTILKVLTALVNFQEAFFLGRPCKPPSEGESEKMQAGYLRPLKQIDIAEIVGLSPSTVSRVSNQKYIRCEWGLFEIKDLFSPEVNGGLSKDFVEKAIQDIIESDTEKKTDARISQILKERGIDIAVRTVNKYRKEIGLPSSYHRN